The Rosa rugosa chromosome 1, drRosRugo1.1, whole genome shotgun sequence genomic sequence TTATGTATTTCGCCGAGAAGTCTAACCGCTGTCCGAACCGAACTAAAACCAACGGTGCTGTTCGGATGTTCACCCCGTAGTAACTACACTTGCTTAGATTCCAAGTCAAGGGGCAGGGGCAGAGTGGTCAGAAACAAAatgtggaaaagaaaaaaaagtgaaacTAGCAGTTATGTGAAAAATGTATGATACTGTCTGTAAAGGGCAAAGTCCCTTTCGTGGAGAGCACGAAGAAAGATGCTGATTGCTACTCATATTCTTTCCATATATGGTCCAAATTTTAATTGAATTAATTAATTGCCAAAAATTAAATTACTTTCTTTGTGAATGTGACGCATCCAAaactacagttttttttttagaggaattccatatatatatatggtcctAAAACTACAGTTAAATCATGATTCTATGAGAGTGAGTGTTCAGACACATTTACTGACACTCAaatcttcttctgttttttttttttttagttccaCTTTTACCCTTCCTTAATATAGCTGGTTGGTACTACTACTCCTTGCCAGTTTGGTAAACGATGGGGATATGGCGGtaaatgtaaaataataaataaacaaatcgTGAATTATTTTGGTTGActgaaattacttatttttaagCTTAAGCCAATCACAAAGGGGAGGAGAATATTCATGGCCAAAATTTCAAACAAATGGTTGCCAACCATTTGTATTTGCAAAAGGGCATATCATTATCAAAAAGGCGATTTGTGTATATAGTGTGATAGCAAGTGTTTATGtgcttattctcaaaaaaaaaagaaaaaaataaaaaagaagtgtTTATGTGCTTTCTGAAATATTTTAAAATGTGTGAAATGTAAAATGTAATAGTTGGGATTTGAATGATGTTTATTACAAAGTAGCATCGACTTGTTTTAGAAGGATAAGTTGgataattttaattaaaaaagttGGATGGCATattgaaaaataaacaaaaagtttGAAGCTCAATGGCAGCGGCGGTGAACAGATTTGGTCATGGAGGTGGACTGGAAGCTAATgtaattagaaaagaaaaacaataaatatTATAATTTGAAAGATCAAAGGGTGTGTAGTGTTGTTAAATTGACTTTGTTCTATACAGAAAGCAAATTAAAATAACATGCATTTACCTTCAGGAAAAAGATAGTTTCATTCACTCAAGTAAGGGATAGGCtccattaaaaaagaaaagttaaATATAAGTTAAATATTTCAGCCAAAGCTTATTCTCAAATTATCTAAATTTTATTAAGTTAAATATAAGTGAAATCGTCACACAAcattaataaaaaatttgaaGTTGCTTAGCAAAAGATAACGATGAGGAATTCAAGATCCAAGTGATATGCTCCGAGCCCACATTGAGCTTCTTCCTCCTAAAAATCCAACACCGAGTGAGTGAGGGAGGGAGGGGAGTAACACACCCTCATATATATAGACCAGGCCTTAAAAGTAAGCTCGTCCAATCCATACACAATGAAGCTGATGTTGTTTCTCAACGTGTCTTCCTTCATTGATAAAGAAAGTAGTGTTGAAGTTTCAATGAGAGGGAGTTTAGTCACTTCGAAAGCAAAAACCACATGTTTTGTGAGAACTGAAAATGATGTTAAGTAATGTAATTCTTACGGTCACGAATGTTGGCGTTTATTGCTACATACGATACGAGGTTCTAAATTTGAATCTTTTATACCCTTGTAAAAGTCATGAAAATCAATGGCGGATGGCAAGTGCTTGGGCCCATCACTACGTGGGTTTGAGCTTCATGCAAGGCTCGGGCAAATGAGCAACACCGTAGTGTCATGTAAGGGTGAAGTATATAAAGGAATGGACGGCGAGCCAGAGGACAAGTAATCCTGCTCATTTTATCAGAACCAAATTTCTCTGATTTCTTTTTCATAAATTTGGATTGGGCATATTTCACACTGGACTTTTCtataaaatttcaaatcaaattcaagaaagaaaaaaagaaattaaaaaaaaaaaaaaagagggtgaAATCTTCATCTTCCCATTTACAGAGtgcctatatattcctctcagACCTCCCCAATtaccttctctttctctctctacttgtgtttctctctctagaaataCACATTCTTTGTTTTTCAATCCCTCACTCATCTGTTAGGTAACTGAATTTGCATTTGGTAATCAAATTTACACCATTGAAACAACCAATACAAAGTTTTGGAGGGGGGCATATATGGAGAGGAGGTTGAACATGCCCTCTGTTCTTATTATTACAGTGCCTCCTCTCAGATCTTAATTTTCTTCAAGGTTTGGCATCTGGGTTTTCGTCAATCGGTGCGTCTGGTGGGAatctgatttgggtttttgagtttttttttttttttttttttttttttttttttttttcttttctttgtgttGGGTGTGGATTTGGATCCTGTGAGTTTTTCTGATTGGAAAACTTTCTGGATTTTTGATAGGTGTGCTGAATTGTGCGTCCAGTGTTTGATCGGTGAAGGATCGGATATCGCTAAATTGAATCCAGGATTACTTGTTTGAATCTGTGTGTTTGTTTGAAACATTTTAGCAAAAGGTACTGTTCTTTCTAGTTTGCTGATTTATGTAATTGCCTGCATTTGGTTTTGATTAGGTGGATGTTTGATTGTGGATCAAAATACAGGTTTTGTTTCAGCTGAGGGtgttgttttgagatttgatTGGGAATTGTTTTAGTTTACTGTTTCGTGAGGAATTGTTTTGGATCCATGAATAAGACCCCATCTTTTCTGAATTGGGTTTGAGATTTTGATAAAGATTGGTTCTTTGTTTGAGTCAAGAGTGATTTGCATTTGCAAATTTTCTAAGATTGAATTCATGTTACTTCCAGGAAAAATGCAATCCGATAGTGGCAAGTTATTCATTGGTGGCATATCTTGGGACACAAATGAAGAGCGTCTCAAGGAGTATTTCAGTGCTTTTGGGGAAGTGGTAGAAGCAGTGATCATGAAGGATCGGACCACAGGACGTGCTCGTGGATTTGGTTTTGTAGTTTTTGCAGACCCAGCAGTAGCAGACACTGTCATAATGGAAAAGCACAACATTGATGGAAGAATGGTAATCAAAATACTTTGTTTTCAATGAATGTGTgaaatatttttaagccatagCCGGGCATCATTAAGCTTTTCTGTTTAACTCGCATGAAATATAAAGTGAAATTCAATTTCTTATAGGAGTCACGGGTATGAAATTGTAATTGCAGGAAGTCTTTTACTGTGTGGTTCTGTATTGAAGTAAATTTCAAATCAAGCAAAAGTAAATCATGCTTCTCATACTCTTATATTTTTCAAGATCAGTTTTGTGCAGTAACTTATCCTTCTAAGTTGATCATTAATATGTGGATCTGTTATAGTTTGATtctgtctttatgactgcgttcTCTATTCTCAGGTGGAGGCAAAAAAGGCTGTTCCCAGGGATGACCAGAACACTTTGAGTAGAAACAGTGGCAGCATCCATGGTTCTCCAGGTCCAGGACGCACAAGAAAAATATTTGTTGGAGGTTTAGCGTCTACTGTTACAGAGGGTGACTTCAAGAAGTACTTTGAACAGTTTGGGACAATTACAGATGTTGTTGTGATGTATGATCACAACACCCAGAGGCCGAGAGGCTTTGGATTCATCACTTATGATTCAGAGGAAGCAGTGGACAAGGTTTTGCTAAAGACATTTCATGAACTGAATGGGAAGATGGTTGAGGTCAAGCGTGCAGTTCCAAAAGAGTTATCACCTGGTCCCAGTCGCAGCCCTCTTGGTGGATACAATTATGGTCTGAGTAGGGTCAATAACTTCCTTACTGGCTATACTCAGGGGTATAATCCAAGTACGGTTGGAGGTTATGGACTTGGTAGGTTCAGTCCAGTTGCTGGTGGTCGAAGTGGATTTCCTCCATTTGGTTCTGGTTATGGAATGGGAATGAACTTTGAGCCAGGGTTGAGCCCAAGTTTTGGAGGAAATGCAAATTTTAATAATAATGTGAGCTATGGACGGGGATTGAGCCCTTATTatatcaataattcaaatagGTTTAGCAATCCCATTGGATATGATGGTAATAATGGAGGAAGCTCATCCTTTTTTAGCTCAGTGACTCGGAATTTGTGGGGTAATGGGGGTCTTAATACAAATTCTGCAAATTCCAGTGCTTACATGGGTTCAGGAAGTGGTAGCATTGGAGGAAGTACATTTGGCAATGCTGGAGTTAATTGGCGTTCTTCAGCAATTTCAcctcaaggtggaggaaataaTGTCTCTAACAATAGTGGGACACTTGGCTATGGAGCTGGTGATAACAGTTATGGCTTGGGAACCGGAGGGTATGGAAGAAACAGTGGTGCAACTGTGGGCCCTACATCTTCTTTTGCTGCATCAAATGGTGGTTTTGAGGGCTCCTTTACTGACTTCTACAGTAGTGGTTCAGTGTACGGAGATCCTACTTGGAGATCATCAAATTCCGAGCGAGATGGGTCTGGCCCCTTTGGGTATGGGCTTGGCAGTGCAGCTTCTGATGTTTCAGCTAAAAGTTCTCCTGGTTATGTTGGTGGTTATAGTGTTAATAAGAGACAGCCGAATACAGGTAAGAGCCACTTTGTTAATATTTAGTGAAACTACTGTTTCCTATTTTGAgttattctttttttgttttttttttgaaatgtagGGTACTTCGTTTAAATAATTTGGGACGGAATAATGGATGTCTATAAACAACGTCCTCCTTCTGAGATACATGGTTTAAAGTTTTGCATTTGATATTGGTAAAACTTTGTGTCACCCTTTTCTTGAACTAGCTTGATTTTGCTGTCTCTTCAATGCATCCACATGCCTGAACTAATTTTTAACATTGCTTCGTAGAAATACTTCATGAAATCTGTTTTCCGGGTTAGGGGTCTTTGTATTACAGAATTAACTGTAGCTATATAAGAAAAATAGGTAATGCTATCGTTAAGCTCTGCAGTCTGTTGCATAGTTCAATTAACTTGAATTGGGTGATTGGGGTATAGTTAGTGGCTACATAGATTTAGTCAAGCACAATTGTGTTTCTGTGAAGATTGTCTTCATCTCAATTCATGAAGCTGAACTCATGAAATCCTTTATCCCATCGATTAAATTGACTACAACACATCATCTCCTTCCTTAAAAGGAAGTTATGTTTACACATTAGTTGGAATTTGATTGTTACATGGCTACCTGGATTCTTCTATACTTTGTGCTTCCTTCTCTACTTTGTATTCTCGTTATTCTTTATTATTAAATGGATgaaaaaaaaccaaaagatgGTTGCTTTTAACTTTCAAGATATTATATGAAGACACATTAGTTGGAATTTGATTGTTACATGGCTACCTGGATTCTTCTATACTTTGTGCTTCCTTCTCTACTTTGTATTCTCGTTATTCTTTATTATTAAATGGATgaaaaaaaaccaaaagatgGTTGCTTTTAACTTTCAAGATATTATATGAAGACACTTTCAATGTTGTAATGTTGGTTAAATCTTTTAGTTGGCTTTGTTGGTATTGCTGGAAGTTTGTGATAGCCTGTGACCTTCTTGGATACTTAACTAGTCATGCCTAGTAACATCTTGGTAATCTAGAGGGCGATGCCCGAATGGGAATCAATTGTGCAGGGACGTAGAGAAAATTGTTCATATTTACATTGTATATGGTATTGATAGGATATAATCGGGTCTTCTGACAAAAGAGGAACTAAAAAAAGAGCTTTATGGGATCTCTCCTTTCTTGTGTAGGTGATGTCAAATAATCTTCTGCTCCTTGATTGGTAATTTGGTATTCCCTTGGATTGAGATTGCTTTCTTGAAATGTTGTCTCAGCAGATGTTCGAGTTCTCTCAGGTTTATGACTCTTGTAGATTTTGAACTTCTCCCTCtctgtctctttctctctgccTCTGTGTGTGCGCATCTGCGCACGGGTGTATGTGTCTTGTTTCATAAAACTGTGGTTTCGGTCTTATGTTGGCCCATGTCATAACATTTTTATTTGTGCTTTCAAGTTGTAGTATAAAATTTGGAAGGAAACGTAAGAGAAGAGGGAGAAAAGAGACCGTCTTCTCTTTCCTCTGTGTCTTTTGAACTAAAAAGAATctaaaaaacaaaaccagaatGTTGTATCACTGGTCCTTAATGGTTGACATATCAAGATATCCCTCTTATTGTAAGGAGCTCTTGACATTACCCTTGCAGAATTCTAATCATTGCTTTCATAGTAAAATGTAGCTTTTTTCCTTCTCCGCTTCAGATATCTTTATCAGGGAAAAGTGGCTTTGATGTTCATAAATGcacaacaaaaggaaaaaagaagaagttcaGCTTATGTTTATAAGTTTGAAGTATAATCAACTGTAAAGCAATAAAGTATAATCAACTGTTGCGTTGAAGTTGACTGTAGTGTTTAATGT encodes the following:
- the LOC133725911 gene encoding heterogeneous nuclear ribonucleoprotein 1-like isoform X1, encoding MLLPGKMQSDSGKLFIGGISWDTNEERLKEYFSAFGEVVEAVIMKDRTTGRARGFGFVVFADPAVADTVIMEKHNIDGRMVEAKKAVPRDDQNTLSRNSGSIHGSPGPGRTRKIFVGGLASTVTEGDFKKYFEQFGTITDVVVMYDHNTQRPRGFGFITYDSEEAVDKVLLKTFHELNGKMVEVKRAVPKELSPGPSRSPLGGYNYGLSRVNNFLTGYTQGYNPSTVGGYGLGRFSPVAGGRSGFPPFGSGYGMGMNFEPGLSPSFGGNANFNNNVSYGRGLSPYYINNSNRFSNPIGYDGNNGGSSSFFSSVTRNLWGNGGLNTNSANSSAYMGSGSGSIGGSTFGNAGVNWRSSAISPQGGGNNVSNNSGTLGYGAGDNSYGLGTGGYGRNSGATVGPTSSFAASNGGFEGSFTDFYSSGSVYGDPTWRSSNSERDGSGPFGYGLGSAASDVSAKSSPGYVGGYSVNKRQPNTGIAA
- the LOC133725911 gene encoding heterogeneous nuclear ribonucleoprotein 1-like isoform X2; the protein is MQSDSGKLFIGGISWDTNEERLKEYFSAFGEVVEAVIMKDRTTGRARGFGFVVFADPAVADTVIMEKHNIDGRMVEAKKAVPRDDQNTLSRNSGSIHGSPGPGRTRKIFVGGLASTVTEGDFKKYFEQFGTITDVVVMYDHNTQRPRGFGFITYDSEEAVDKVLLKTFHELNGKMVEVKRAVPKELSPGPSRSPLGGYNYGLSRVNNFLTGYTQGYNPSTVGGYGLGRFSPVAGGRSGFPPFGSGYGMGMNFEPGLSPSFGGNANFNNNVSYGRGLSPYYINNSNRFSNPIGYDGNNGGSSSFFSSVTRNLWGNGGLNTNSANSSAYMGSGSGSIGGSTFGNAGVNWRSSAISPQGGGNNVSNNSGTLGYGAGDNSYGLGTGGYGRNSGATVGPTSSFAASNGGFEGSFTDFYSSGSVYGDPTWRSSNSERDGSGPFGYGLGSAASDVSAKSSPGYVGGYSVNKRQPNTGIAA